The following are encoded in a window of Acidicapsa ligni genomic DNA:
- a CDS encoding cell division protein ZapA, protein MTKEKAETPYVTVDIYDQAYHLSGQDLAQVRALAARVDDRMRAVASHGRTADSLRVAVLAALNFADELTRAEEELSKLKNSLDVVEASHLKARATNLRGLLDIVLAEE, encoded by the coding sequence ATGACGAAAGAGAAAGCCGAAACTCCGTACGTCACCGTCGACATCTATGACCAGGCTTACCACCTGTCTGGTCAGGATCTCGCCCAGGTACGTGCCCTGGCCGCTCGCGTCGACGACCGCATGCGCGCCGTCGCTTCTCACGGACGCACCGCCGACTCCCTGCGCGTAGCCGTGCTGGCCGCGCTCAACTTCGCCGACGAACTCACCCGCGCCGAAGAAGAACTCTCCAAACTGAAAAACTCACTGGATGTAGTCGAAGCATCCCATCTCAAGGCTCGCGCCACCAACCTGCGTGGCCTCCTCGATATCGTGCTCGCTGAAGAATAA
- the rpmI gene encoding 50S ribosomal protein L35, whose amino-acid sequence MPKLKTHTGAAKRFSKTGSGKIKRHQTKMRHILTSKLPKTKRKLGKSLIVSDADYDKVARMIPYA is encoded by the coding sequence ATGCCCAAACTGAAGACACACACGGGTGCTGCAAAGCGCTTCTCCAAGACTGGTTCTGGCAAGATCAAGCGCCACCAGACCAAGATGCGCCACATCCTTACGTCCAAGCTTCCCAAGACGAAGCGCAAGCTCGGTAAGAGCCTGATCGTCTCCGATGCTGACTACGATAAGGTAGCCCGCATGATCCCCTACGCCTGA
- the pheT gene encoding phenylalanine--tRNA ligase subunit beta has product MKILTTWLRALLTDIPVDDHKLAEDLTLRGIAVEGIHSLGATSGVPNGHLFEMDITTNRVDAMNHYGVAREVAAIYGLTLPPGAAPLPQSKPAASPFSVRIEAQDACGRFTARVLRNVKIQTGAADGPISKLADRFFKLLEQKQISNAVDATNFAWLAMGQPTHAFDLDKIEGGIVVRRAAKGEKLKTLDGIERTLDPEDLIVADHVKPLALAGVMGGWETMITPATTNILVEAAWFGQVAVRRTARRHGLHTDASHRFERGADINACILASDIVSSIILENGGHIDGDLVDITVPAILSKTANRKSIELALSEVHRLLGTTLDQNGISASIVEQVLNALGCSLVETRPNHWQVTLPSWRLDLDREIDLIEEVARVYGYNRFANTLPSFAGAVLELSHANKETAVRRTLLAAGFHEAISSTFTSAADAALCAPQPSQIVPLGNPLSEEAGVMRASLIPGMITMIGGNLHRDVSDVRLFELGAVFSGATEKGTVEKVDERPAISIGATGSLPQQGPHQAARALDFYDLKGIVEQLLARFQAKTVYFDSFPAESGITPQWLHPYRAARAVVEGTTVGWFGQLHPRLASERKLKETVLVGELYLDRLYRLPLRKPSVREISRFQPVRRDFSLVVPARTQWAELDAALAASGLPELIDWRVREVFHPAKQPGISEEYALLLGATFQASDRTLREEELQAFSARVVEVVSTTGARLRS; this is encoded by the coding sequence ATGAAAATCCTAACCACCTGGCTCCGCGCCCTGCTTACCGACATCCCGGTCGACGACCACAAACTCGCCGAAGACCTTACCCTGCGCGGCATCGCCGTTGAGGGCATTCACAGCCTCGGGGCAACAAGCGGTGTGCCCAACGGCCACCTCTTCGAGATGGACATCACCACCAACCGCGTCGATGCCATGAACCACTACGGAGTAGCCCGCGAAGTGGCTGCTATTTACGGCCTGACTCTGCCGCCAGGCGCAGCCCCGCTGCCGCAATCTAAGCCGGCAGCCAGTCCATTCTCAGTCAGGATCGAAGCTCAGGACGCATGTGGCCGTTTCACCGCCCGAGTCCTCCGCAACGTAAAGATTCAAACCGGCGCAGCCGACGGCCCAATCAGCAAGCTCGCCGACCGCTTCTTCAAGCTTCTCGAACAGAAGCAAATCTCCAACGCCGTAGACGCCACCAACTTCGCGTGGCTCGCCATGGGCCAACCCACCCACGCCTTCGACCTCGACAAGATTGAGGGCGGCATCGTCGTCCGCCGCGCCGCCAAAGGCGAAAAGCTCAAGACCCTCGACGGCATCGAACGCACCCTCGACCCCGAAGACCTGATCGTCGCCGACCACGTCAAGCCGCTCGCACTCGCAGGCGTCATGGGCGGTTGGGAAACCATGATCACCCCGGCCACCACCAACATCCTTGTCGAAGCCGCCTGGTTCGGTCAGGTCGCCGTCCGCCGCACCGCACGCCGCCACGGATTGCACACCGACGCCTCCCATCGTTTCGAACGCGGCGCGGACATCAACGCCTGCATCCTCGCCTCCGATATCGTCTCCTCCATCATCCTTGAAAACGGCGGCCACATCGACGGCGATCTGGTGGATATAACTGTTCCCGCAATCCTCTCCAAAACCGCCAATCGCAAGTCCATCGAACTGGCTCTAAGCGAGGTCCACCGCCTGCTGGGAACAACACTCGACCAGAACGGCATCTCTGCCTCCATCGTCGAGCAGGTTCTGAATGCCCTCGGTTGCTCACTCGTCGAAACCCGCCCCAATCACTGGCAGGTCACCCTCCCCAGCTGGCGCCTCGACCTCGACCGCGAGATCGATCTCATTGAAGAGGTCGCGCGTGTCTACGGCTATAACCGCTTCGCCAACACGCTTCCATCCTTCGCCGGAGCAGTCCTCGAACTGTCCCATGCCAATAAGGAAACCGCCGTCCGCCGCACCCTCCTCGCCGCCGGTTTCCACGAAGCTATCTCCAGCACCTTCACCTCAGCCGCGGACGCCGCTCTCTGCGCTCCCCAGCCCAGCCAGATCGTCCCCCTCGGCAACCCGCTCAGCGAAGAAGCCGGAGTCATGCGCGCCTCACTCATCCCCGGCATGATCACCATGATCGGCGGCAACCTCCATCGCGACGTCAGCGATGTCCGCCTCTTTGAACTAGGTGCCGTTTTTTCAGGAGCAACGGAAAAAGGCACCGTAGAAAAAGTAGACGAGCGCCCGGCCATCTCTATCGGAGCCACCGGCAGCCTGCCCCAACAAGGCCCGCACCAGGCCGCCCGTGCCCTCGACTTCTACGACCTCAAAGGCATCGTCGAACAGCTTCTGGCTCGCTTCCAGGCCAAGACCGTCTATTTCGACAGCTTTCCAGCCGAATCCGGTATCACTCCGCAGTGGCTCCATCCCTACCGCGCCGCCCGCGCCGTGGTGGAGGGAACCACCGTCGGCTGGTTTGGCCAGCTTCACCCGCGTCTGGCCTCCGAACGCAAGCTCAAAGAGACCGTCCTGGTCGGCGAACTCTACCTCGACCGCCTCTACCGTCTGCCCTTGCGCAAGCCGTCCGTCCGCGAAATCTCGCGCTTCCAACCCGTCCGCCGCGACTTCTCGCTGGTGGTTCCAGCCCGCACGCAGTGGGCTGAATTGGACGCCGCACTCGCCGCCTCAGGTCTGCCCGAACTCATTGACTGGCGAGTCCGCGAAGTCTTTCATCCCGCCAAGCAACCGGGCATCTCCGAGGAATACGCACTGCTCCTCGGCGCCACCTTTCAGGCCTCCGACCGAACACTTCGCGAAGAAGAGCTGCAAGCCTTTTCCGCCCGTGTTGTCGAGGTAGTTTCAACCACCGGAGCCCGTCTGCGTAGCTGA
- a CDS encoding carbohydrate binding family 9 domain-containing protein — MRPPVPGIFHEKRAHVRLLALKIRVLVWVLLYGVAAPGAMLCPVAAAGQVPEMPSIASAPTVHARQASGEITIDGKLNELAWIDAEPILLTQQSPLPGKPTPYLTEVRVLVSGDALIFGFNCHDPKPSAINTHTLTRDGDQSGDDTVSVELDSFGDKRTAYYFQINAAAGRVDGLVAGPGNVSLDWDGIWNARTSKTADGWTAEIWIPAQTLGFGGRTTHWGLQLDRSITRDLTELRWASPTLDSDLFDMSRAGVLEVMTPLKQGHGIEIAPYARGEMLHNFLGPDRNWLGAGGGELTWRITPQLASVFTVNTDFAETEVDSRQINITPFPLYFPEKREFFLEGANQYVFGLDLGTTFVPFFSRNIGLLDGYDIPLRGGVKLNGHVGRWSVAGLDVETGSTNVPEIVVSTLGLPSQRVEATNLFASRIAYDVDKHLRVGTMMTHGDPEALVSNTLAGVDAIWQTSTFLKKRSLQLGGWAATTQGDVPLGTRQAWGVRFDYPNDLVNCTAGMGRFGDGFEPLLGFIPRPQTHQTDASCSYRPRPLPSGPFGAIRQASYDLAFSRITDTSGNLQSQIIRFKPVHLTMNSGDSIFLGGYTDHETLTTPFAIVPKVSYPVGSFDFQRYGISITTSPQRVLQFTNDSSVGGYYNGHLYHQTNSLNWTPLHGKAQFGLAADNYFGHTPQGNFVEKLWQFNGALSWSPDLSLSTFVQYDNVSFALSSNTRMRWTFKPGDDFYVIWDRTWIRDVTHPGANLDPDAESITAKIQWTFRL; from the coding sequence ATGCGGCCACCTGTGCCAGGAATTTTTCATGAGAAGCGCGCACACGTGCGTTTGTTGGCGCTGAAAATTCGGGTATTGGTTTGGGTATTGCTGTATGGGGTGGCTGCGCCTGGTGCGATGCTCTGCCCTGTTGCTGCCGCTGGGCAGGTTCCAGAGATGCCTTCCATTGCGTCTGCTCCGACGGTTCATGCGCGACAGGCAAGCGGGGAAATCACGATTGATGGCAAATTGAATGAGCTGGCGTGGATCGATGCGGAGCCAATATTGCTTACCCAGCAATCTCCTCTTCCTGGCAAGCCGACTCCTTATTTAACAGAAGTGCGGGTGCTGGTTTCGGGCGATGCGTTGATTTTTGGCTTCAACTGCCATGATCCAAAACCATCGGCAATCAATACACACACGTTGACGAGGGATGGCGATCAGAGCGGGGACGATACTGTTTCCGTAGAGCTGGATTCGTTTGGGGACAAGCGGACAGCCTACTATTTCCAGATCAATGCGGCGGCTGGACGGGTGGATGGACTGGTGGCCGGGCCGGGGAATGTTTCGCTGGACTGGGACGGCATCTGGAATGCGCGGACATCGAAGACTGCGGATGGGTGGACGGCGGAGATCTGGATTCCGGCGCAGACGCTGGGGTTTGGCGGCAGGACTACGCATTGGGGTCTGCAGTTGGACCGGTCAATCACGCGTGATTTGACGGAGCTGCGCTGGGCTTCTCCGACACTGGATTCAGACCTCTTCGATATGAGCCGGGCGGGGGTGCTGGAGGTGATGACTCCGCTGAAGCAGGGGCATGGAATTGAGATTGCGCCTTATGCCCGCGGCGAGATGCTGCATAACTTTCTGGGGCCGGATCGCAACTGGCTTGGCGCAGGGGGTGGCGAGCTGACGTGGAGAATTACTCCGCAACTGGCGAGCGTGTTTACGGTCAATACCGATTTTGCCGAGACGGAGGTGGATTCGCGCCAAATCAATATCACTCCGTTTCCACTGTACTTTCCGGAGAAGCGGGAGTTTTTCCTGGAGGGCGCGAACCAATATGTCTTCGGGCTGGACCTGGGAACGACGTTTGTACCGTTTTTTAGCCGCAATATCGGCCTGCTGGATGGATATGACATTCCGTTGCGCGGAGGCGTGAAGCTGAATGGCCATGTTGGGCGGTGGAGCGTAGCGGGCCTGGATGTGGAGACGGGGAGCACGAACGTTCCGGAGATCGTGGTTTCGACATTGGGGCTGCCCTCGCAGCGGGTGGAGGCAACCAATCTTTTTGCCAGCCGAATTGCCTACGACGTGGACAAGCATCTTCGGGTGGGAACGATGATGACGCATGGCGATCCGGAAGCGCTGGTTTCAAACACGCTGGCGGGAGTGGATGCGATATGGCAGACTTCTACTTTTCTGAAGAAGCGCAGTTTACAACTGGGCGGATGGGCGGCGACGACGCAGGGGGATGTTCCGCTGGGGACCAGGCAGGCGTGGGGAGTTCGCTTCGATTATCCGAATGACCTGGTGAACTGTACGGCGGGAATGGGCCGCTTTGGGGATGGCTTCGAGCCGTTGCTGGGGTTTATTCCGAGGCCTCAGACGCATCAGACGGATGCTTCGTGTTCGTATCGCCCGCGCCCTTTGCCTTCCGGACCGTTTGGGGCGATTCGGCAGGCTTCGTATGACTTGGCCTTTAGCCGGATCACCGATACCAGCGGCAATTTGCAATCGCAGATCATCCGGTTCAAACCGGTGCATTTAACGATGAATTCCGGGGACTCCATTTTCCTGGGCGGATATACGGATCATGAGACGCTGACCACACCTTTTGCGATTGTTCCGAAGGTGAGTTATCCGGTGGGCTCTTTCGACTTTCAGCGCTATGGCATCTCGATTACGACCAGTCCGCAGAGGGTGCTTCAGTTTACGAACGATAGCTCTGTGGGTGGCTATTACAACGGGCACCTGTACCACCAGACGAATTCTCTGAACTGGACTCCGCTGCACGGGAAGGCTCAGTTTGGACTGGCAGCCGATAACTATTTCGGGCACACGCCGCAGGGGAATTTTGTGGAGAAGTTGTGGCAGTTCAATGGGGCGCTGTCGTGGAGTCCGGATCTCTCCCTGAGCACGTTTGTGCAGTACGACAATGTTTCTTTTGCCCTGAGCAGCAACACACGCATGCGCTGGACGTTCAAGCCAGGGGACGACTTTTATGTGATCTGGGATCGGACATGGATACGGGATGTGACGCATCCCGGTGCGAATCTGGATCCGGATGCGGAGTCGATTACGGCCAAGATTCAGTGGACTTTCCGATTGTAG
- a CDS encoding four helix bundle protein, which produces MSRTRNYRDLLVWQKAMELAREAYTRTEEFPASETFGLRQQIRRSAVSVPSNIADGHGRLADADLRKFLAAARGSVYEMQTQVELAKDLKFLNSENADHLLSLSTEVAKLTNGLLAVLQN; this is translated from the coding sequence ATGAGCAGAACCAGGAACTACCGTGATCTGCTCGTCTGGCAAAAAGCGATGGAGTTGGCACGCGAAGCCTACACCCGAACGGAAGAGTTTCCAGCCTCTGAAACCTTTGGCCTGCGGCAACAAATCCGCCGTTCCGCCGTTTCTGTGCCGAGTAATATCGCAGACGGCCACGGACGTCTCGCTGATGCCGACCTGCGAAAATTCCTGGCTGCTGCGAGAGGATCTGTCTACGAAATGCAGACACAGGTCGAGTTGGCAAAAGATCTAAAATTTCTGAATTCCGAAAATGCAGACCATCTGCTCAGCCTGTCCACAGAAGTAGCCAAACTGACAAACGGGCTGTTAGCCGTTCTGCAGAACTGA
- a CDS encoding catalase family peroxidase: MPLPTDEKLLALAQDLLNQFDTLFGEHPGFRPAHAKGILLTGKFTPTPTPEAKSLSRAPHLNRESTPVTVRFSNSTGIPLIPDNDPNADPRGMATRFHLAERVHTDIVSHSTDGFPTHTGAEFLELLRAIATTSPDSPHPNPIEQFLGTHPAALAFVQAPKPAPSSFANEAFFGVTAMHFINADGAARYGRYRIVPQAGADHLSPEAAAAKSANYLFDELTARIAHSSIRFGIHVQLADPEDIVDDATIHWPETRTLLELGTLELTALVADDAQEQKHIIFDPIPRVDGIEPSADPLLELRAAIYLLSGRRRRSAPAQ, translated from the coding sequence ATGCCATTGCCTACCGACGAAAAGCTCCTGGCCCTCGCACAGGATCTGCTGAACCAGTTCGACACCCTCTTCGGGGAACATCCTGGCTTCCGCCCTGCCCACGCCAAGGGAATTCTGCTGACGGGCAAATTCACGCCCACGCCCACGCCCGAAGCGAAATCCTTATCGCGCGCTCCCCACCTCAATCGCGAGTCGACGCCCGTCACCGTACGCTTTTCCAACTCGACCGGCATCCCCTTAATTCCAGATAACGATCCAAACGCCGACCCACGCGGCATGGCCACCCGCTTCCATCTCGCCGAGCGCGTCCACACCGATATCGTCAGCCACTCCACCGACGGATTCCCAACCCACACCGGCGCCGAGTTTCTGGAGCTTTTACGTGCCATCGCCACCACCAGCCCCGACTCGCCGCACCCCAATCCCATTGAGCAGTTCCTCGGCACCCATCCCGCAGCGCTCGCCTTCGTGCAGGCACCCAAACCCGCGCCCTCCAGCTTCGCCAATGAGGCATTTTTCGGCGTTACCGCCATGCACTTCATCAACGCCGACGGAGCAGCACGCTACGGCCGCTATCGCATCGTCCCCCAGGCGGGCGCAGATCATCTAAGCCCCGAAGCAGCCGCAGCCAAATCCGCAAATTATCTCTTCGATGAACTCACCGCACGCATCGCTCATAGCTCTATCCGCTTCGGCATTCATGTACAGCTTGCCGATCCCGAAGACATCGTCGATGACGCCACCATTCACTGGCCTGAAACCCGAACCCTGCTGGAGCTCGGCACGCTCGAACTAACCGCCCTCGTAGCCGACGACGCCCAGGAGCAGAAGCACATCATCTTCGATCCCATCCCACGCGTCGATGGCATCGAGCCCTCAGCCGATCCGCTCCTGGAGCTCCGCGCAGCAATCTATCTGCTCAGCGGCCGTCGCCGCCGGTCTGCCCCAGCGCAGTAA
- a CDS encoding S9 family peptidase, translating into MNQRFSSLSRFCLGACLLVCISSAPLSKAENPRFPNSEDLRHIRAIGGQQLSPDGKSVLFSLTDSTADGAKTHIWLASVDGSPARQLTYSPAADKRGERGATWAPDGSAIFFLAKRGETTQLFRLPFIGGEAMPYDLKVVPTVDDSKEKDAIPPAKVDVTPLLKPESKPDTKPEPIAINVSGYAVSPDNHWLAVWASDPETPGEKKAKEAKADAVWVNHEHHGERLYLAAFKSDGTLDGALKLVSVAPDVQEASWSPKSDRLIAVTEEPNEVSDLGPAAKAWLVQTSALNKSDAKSDAKPVALTSLPATIRGGFAWSEDGTQIVFGAQTPEDAPPGVEELFAVSVDESVAKPRRLMADFIGGLGYGEPVFLPNGKVLAATSEGTRLSVKKLSLDGKSAPETIQQATPVIVGLATNRKQTGWVWLAEGSDHPQSLCYSATLGGDCKTLSTPDLAAQHFRAVKSQLVHWQNEGLTIEGLLYLPPDTGDKKVPLIVDVHGGPLGTWEDRYEEWTGFLVGHGWAILRPNPRGSSGYGVKFAAANKNDLGGADFRDIMTGVDTVLKNYPIDSSKMALMGYSYGGEMAGFTEGKTDRFKAIISGAPVINQFSEYGTERGSWYDRWYFGKPWEHVEDAWRQSPLSGASKAKTPFLLLQGEADVTDPLGQSEEMYRALRQAGVPVEMVTYPREDHGPLARGIFGYPVPEPWHGFDGRQHIVQFLQKGFGEEQK; encoded by the coding sequence ATGAATCAGCGATTCTCCAGCTTGTCTCGTTTCTGCCTTGGCGCATGCCTGCTCGTCTGCATCTCATCGGCTCCCCTCTCAAAAGCCGAAAATCCACGCTTTCCCAACAGCGAAGATCTGCGTCACATCCGGGCCATCGGCGGTCAGCAACTCTCGCCAGACGGTAAGTCCGTCCTGTTTTCTCTGACGGATTCCACAGCCGACGGCGCCAAGACCCACATCTGGCTGGCCTCCGTCGATGGCAGCCCAGCCCGTCAGCTCACCTACTCTCCCGCAGCCGACAAACGCGGCGAACGCGGCGCAACCTGGGCTCCCGATGGCAGCGCCATCTTCTTCCTGGCCAAACGCGGCGAAACAACACAGCTCTTCCGTCTTCCCTTCATCGGCGGCGAAGCCATGCCCTACGACCTGAAAGTCGTTCCCACCGTCGATGACTCCAAAGAAAAAGACGCGATCCCACCAGCGAAAGTGGATGTGACCCCACTCCTCAAGCCAGAATCCAAACCCGATACCAAGCCTGAGCCCATCGCCATCAACGTAAGCGGATACGCCGTTTCGCCCGACAATCACTGGCTCGCCGTCTGGGCCTCCGATCCGGAAACACCCGGTGAAAAGAAGGCTAAAGAAGCCAAAGCCGATGCCGTCTGGGTCAACCACGAGCACCACGGCGAACGCCTCTACCTCGCAGCCTTCAAATCCGATGGCACTTTAGACGGAGCATTGAAGCTGGTATCCGTTGCCCCCGATGTGCAGGAGGCCTCATGGTCCCCCAAAAGCGATCGTCTCATCGCAGTCACGGAGGAGCCGAACGAAGTCAGCGACCTCGGACCGGCCGCCAAAGCCTGGCTCGTCCAAACCAGCGCGCTGAATAAGTCAGACGCTAAATCAGACGCCAAGCCAGTCGCCCTGACCAGTCTCCCCGCCACCATTCGCGGCGGCTTCGCCTGGAGCGAAGACGGCACGCAAATCGTCTTCGGCGCACAAACCCCGGAAGACGCGCCGCCCGGAGTGGAAGAACTTTTCGCCGTCTCCGTGGATGAAAGCGTCGCCAAACCCCGCCGTCTCATGGCCGACTTTATCGGAGGCCTCGGCTATGGAGAACCAGTCTTCCTGCCCAACGGCAAAGTTCTCGCTGCTACCTCCGAAGGCACTCGCCTCTCAGTCAAAAAACTCTCTCTGGACGGCAAATCCGCTCCCGAAACCATTCAGCAAGCTACCCCGGTTATCGTCGGATTAGCCACCAACCGCAAACAAACCGGCTGGGTCTGGCTGGCCGAGGGCAGCGACCATCCGCAATCGCTCTGCTACTCCGCGACACTCGGCGGCGACTGCAAAACCCTCTCCACGCCCGACCTCGCCGCCCAGCACTTCCGCGCCGTCAAATCGCAGCTCGTCCACTGGCAAAATGAAGGCCTCACCATCGAAGGCCTGCTCTACCTGCCGCCCGACACCGGCGACAAAAAAGTCCCTCTGATCGTCGATGTCCACGGCGGCCCTCTCGGCACCTGGGAAGATCGGTACGAAGAGTGGACCGGCTTCCTCGTAGGCCACGGATGGGCCATCCTGCGCCCCAATCCCCGTGGCTCCAGCGGCTACGGCGTTAAATTCGCCGCCGCCAACAAAAATGATCTGGGCGGAGCCGACTTCCGCGACATCATGACCGGAGTCGACACCGTACTGAAAAATTACCCAATCGACTCCAGCAAAATGGCGCTCATGGGCTACAGCTACGGCGGAGAGATGGCCGGCTTTACCGAAGGCAAGACCGATCGCTTCAAAGCCATCATCTCCGGCGCTCCCGTAATCAATCAGTTCAGCGAATACGGCACCGAACGCGGTTCCTGGTACGACCGCTGGTACTTCGGTAAGCCCTGGGAGCATGTCGAGGACGCCTGGCGTCAGAGCCCGCTTTCCGGCGCATCCAAGGCGAAAACGCCCTTCCTGCTCCTCCAGGGCGAAGCCGACGTAACCGACCCGCTGGGGCAATCGGAGGAAATGTACCGCGCACTGCGTCAGGCCGGTGTTCCCGTGGAGATGGTCACTTATCCTCGCGAAGACCACGGCCCACTGGCTCGCGGCATCTTCGGCTATCCCGTCCCCGAACCGTGGCACGGCTTCGACGGCCGCCAGCACATCGTCCAGTTCCTGCAAAAAGGCTTCGGCGAAGAGCAAAAATAA
- the rplT gene encoding 50S ribosomal protein L20, producing the protein MPRVKRGTKRSDRRKKILKRASGYFLTKSKLYQAAQEAVERGLKFAYTGRRQKKRQYRSLWIVRISAAAKLNKFSYSQLINGLKKAGIELDRKILADIAVQDAPGFTRLVEQAKAALEAEKSAK; encoded by the coding sequence ATGCCTCGCGTAAAACGTGGCACTAAACGGTCTGACCGCCGTAAAAAGATTCTCAAGCGCGCCAGTGGATACTTCCTCACGAAATCCAAGCTGTATCAGGCCGCTCAGGAAGCCGTCGAGCGCGGACTCAAGTTCGCCTACACAGGTCGCCGCCAGAAAAAGCGTCAATATCGCTCGCTCTGGATCGTCCGTATCTCGGCCGCAGCTAAGCTCAACAAATTCAGCTATTCCCAGTTGATCAACGGCCTCAAAAAGGCCGGCATCGAGCTGGATCGCAAGATCCTCGCCGACATCGCAGTTCAGGATGCCCCCGGTTTTACACGCCTCGTAGAGCAAGCCAAAGCCGCTCTCGAAGCCGAAAAATCCGCAAAGTAG
- the pheS gene encoding phenylalanine--tRNA ligase subunit alpha translates to MMNDEKLNYDQSFAQLEAEARQAAASLASPEAVENFRLEWLGRKQGRLKQLSDQWLKSAPVDAKRELGQRFNALKTLVEGLLEAAAGAGPTDAALAAEAIDITLPGTRRLTGAEHPITRTMNELIGIFAGLGYSVGVGPEVETDYYNFESMNFPPGHPARDTQDTLVIANQDRRSLRERLLLRTHTSPVQMRTMEQQPPPIRIVIPGKVHRNDAADATHSPVFHQVEGLCVDTNITFSDLKGTLDHAMKALFGSSVKTRFFPSFFPFTEPSADVQISCIFCGGKGCRKCKHSGWIELLGCGMVDPAVFAFAAEKQPGYDPKKISGFAFGMGVERIAMMKYGVSDIGQFYSGDMRFLEQFA, encoded by the coding sequence ATGATGAACGACGAAAAACTCAACTACGACCAATCCTTCGCCCAACTTGAGGCAGAGGCCCGCCAGGCCGCAGCATCCCTGGCCTCGCCGGAAGCAGTAGAAAACTTCCGCCTCGAATGGCTGGGCCGCAAACAGGGCCGCCTCAAGCAGCTATCCGACCAGTGGCTCAAGTCCGCCCCGGTTGATGCCAAAAGGGAACTGGGCCAGCGCTTCAACGCCCTCAAGACCCTCGTCGAAGGCCTCCTCGAAGCCGCCGCAGGTGCAGGCCCAACCGACGCCGCCCTGGCTGCGGAAGCCATCGACATCACCCTCCCCGGCACCCGCCGTCTCACCGGCGCGGAGCATCCCATCACCCGCACCATGAATGAGTTGATCGGCATCTTCGCGGGTCTGGGCTACTCCGTCGGCGTCGGCCCTGAAGTCGAAACCGACTACTACAACTTCGAGTCCATGAACTTCCCGCCCGGCCACCCCGCGCGCGATACCCAGGACACGCTGGTCATCGCCAATCAGGATCGCCGCAGCCTTCGCGAACGCCTACTCCTGCGCACTCACACGTCCCCCGTTCAAATGCGGACGATGGAGCAGCAGCCGCCTCCGATCCGCATCGTAATCCCCGGCAAAGTTCACCGCAACGACGCAGCAGACGCCACCCACTCGCCCGTCTTTCACCAGGTTGAGGGTCTCTGCGTGGACACCAACATCACCTTCAGCGATCTCAAAGGCACCCTCGACCACGCCATGAAGGCGCTCTTCGGCTCCAGCGTCAAGACGCGTTTCTTCCCATCGTTCTTCCCCTTCACCGAGCCATCGGCCGATGTCCAGATATCCTGCATCTTTTGCGGCGGCAAAGGCTGCCGTAAGTGCAAGCACTCCGGCTGGATCGAGCTGCTGGGCTGCGGCATGGTTGACCCGGCAGTCTTCGCCTTCGCCGCAGAAAAGCAGCCCGGCTACGACCCAAAGAAGATCTCCGGCTTCGCCTTCGGCATGGGCGTAGAACGCATCGCCATGATGAAATACGGCGTCAGCGACATAGGCCAGTTCTACTCAGGAGACATGCGCTTCCTGGAACAATTCGCATGA